One window of Nostoc sp. C052 genomic DNA carries:
- the hsdR gene encoding EcoAI/FtnUII family type I restriction enzme subunit R, with translation MSEAIDKKSLSERDICTKYITPALTNRAWDINTQIREEVTLTKGRVIVRGKLASRGEQKRADYVLYHKPGVPLAVIEAKDNNHSVSAGMQQAIATGELIDVPFIFSSNGDAFMMCDRTITEGQREREIPLEQFPTPQELWQKYCDWKGIDSEIQPIVAQDYYPSPDKKQPRYYQQIAINRTIEAIVKGQNRILLVMATGTGKTFTAFQIIWRLWKSGAKKRILFLADRNILVDQTRVNDFKPFGSKMTKIQKRQIDKSYEIYLCLYQAVTGNEEAKNIYRQFSPDFFDLIIIDECHRGSANEDSAWREILEYFRNATQIGLTATPRETEEVSNSLYFGESLFTYSLKRGIEDGFLAPYKVIRIDLDKDLSGWKPKPGQRDKYGKPIPDQVYNQRDFDRTLVLEKRTELVARIISDYLKSSDRFAKTIIFCETTDHAERMRVALVNENADLVAGNSRYIMRITGDDAQGKAELDNFIDPESKYPTIVTTSELLTTGVDAKTCKLIVLDQRILSMTKFKQIIGRGTRIDEDYGKMFFTIMDFKKATELFADPDFDGDPVQIYQPKPADPIVPPDAGDDEVVIDDGEISRKQTRDRYVIADEEVSIAFIREQYYGKEGKLITESIKDYTRKTVSQEYASLDAFLKKWHSTEQKQAIIQELQELGVPLEALEKEIGKDFDPLDLICHVVFDQPPLTRRERANNVRKRDYFNNYGEQARTVLNALLDKYADEGIEDIESLDVLKVQPISDLGTPLEIISIFGGKQAYLQALSVLKEELYRVS, from the coding sequence ATGTCAGAAGCAATTGACAAGAAATCTTTGAGTGAACGTGATATTTGTACAAAGTACATTACACCTGCTCTAACTAATCGGGCATGGGATATCAACACTCAGATTCGTGAGGAAGTGACGCTGACAAAAGGTAGGGTGATTGTTAGGGGTAAGCTTGCTAGTCGAGGTGAGCAGAAACGCGCTGATTATGTGCTGTATCACAAACCCGGTGTACCACTGGCTGTAATTGAAGCTAAAGATAATAATCACAGTGTCAGTGCGGGGATGCAACAAGCGATCGCAACTGGTGAACTAATTGATGTACCATTCATCTTTAGCTCTAATGGCGACGCTTTTATGATGTGCGATCGCACAATTACCGAAGGACAGCGAGAGCGAGAAATCCCCCTTGAGCAGTTCCCGACACCGCAGGAACTTTGGCAAAAATACTGTGATTGGAAGGGAATTGACTCGGAGATTCAGCCGATTGTTGCTCAAGATTACTACCCCAGTCCTGATAAAAAACAGCCACGCTATTATCAACAGATTGCCATTAATCGCACAATTGAAGCGATCGTAAAAGGACAAAACCGCATTCTGTTAGTAATGGCGACGGGTACAGGTAAGACTTTTACAGCTTTTCAGATTATCTGGCGGTTGTGGAAATCGGGGGCGAAAAAGCGTATCCTGTTTTTGGCAGATCGGAATATTTTGGTTGACCAAACTAGAGTCAATGACTTTAAACCCTTTGGCTCAAAAATGACCAAAATTCAGAAGCGACAGATAGATAAATCTTATGAAATTTATCTATGTCTCTATCAGGCAGTAACGGGAAATGAAGAGGCGAAAAATATTTATCGCCAATTTTCTCCAGATTTTTTTGACTTAATTATCATAGATGAGTGCCATAGAGGAAGTGCTAATGAGGATTCCGCATGGCGAGAAATTTTAGAATATTTTAGAAATGCTACGCAGATTGGCTTGACAGCTACCCCAAGGGAAACAGAAGAAGTTTCTAACAGCCTTTATTTTGGCGAGTCACTTTTTACCTATTCACTCAAGCGAGGGATTGAAGATGGTTTTTTAGCTCCCTACAAAGTGATTCGGATTGATTTAGATAAAGACTTGAGCGGATGGAAACCAAAGCCAGGTCAACGGGATAAGTATGGTAAACCAATTCCCGACCAAGTATATAATCAACGAGATTTTGATAGAACTCTGGTGCTAGAGAAGCGCACTGAGTTAGTTGCACGGATTATTTCTGATTATCTTAAATCAAGCGATCGCTTTGCCAAAACTATCATTTTTTGTGAGACGACTGACCACGCAGAACGGATGCGGGTGGCGTTGGTAAATGAGAATGCTGATTTGGTGGCGGGTAATAGCCGCTATATTATGCGAATTACTGGGGATGATGCTCAGGGTAAGGCAGAATTGGATAATTTCATCGATCCAGAAAGTAAATACCCCACGATTGTTACTACCTCTGAGTTGCTGACGACGGGTGTTGATGCTAAAACCTGCAAATTGATTGTTTTAGACCAGCGCATCCTGTCAATGACCAAATTTAAGCAAATTATTGGTCGCGGGACTCGCATTGATGAAGACTATGGCAAAATGTTCTTCACAATTATGGACTTTAAAAAAGCGACAGAGTTATTTGCTGACCCTGATTTTGATGGCGATCCTGTACAAATTTATCAGCCTAAGCCAGCTGATCCCATTGTTCCGCCTGATGCTGGAGACGATGAGGTAGTTATAGATGATGGCGAAATTAGCCGCAAGCAAACGCGGGATAGGTATGTAATTGCAGACGAAGAGGTGTCTATTGCTTTTATTCGAGAGCAATACTACGGCAAGGAGGGTAAGCTGATTACGGAATCGATTAAAGACTATACTCGCAAAACAGTTAGTCAGGAGTATGCCTCATTAGATGCTTTCTTGAAGAAATGGCACTCTACGGAGCAGAAGCAGGCTATTATCCAAGAGTTACAAGAGTTGGGTGTACCTTTGGAAGCTTTAGAAAAAGAGATTGGTAAGGATTTTGACCCCTTAGATTTAATTTGTCATGTTGTCTTTGACCAACCGCCACTAACTCGCAGAGAAAGAGCAAACAATGTCCGCAAGCGTGACTATTTTAACAACTATGGCGAACAAGCCAGAACGGTTTTAAATGCTTTGTTGGATAAGTATGCTGATGAGGGAATTGAAGATATAGAAAGTCTTGATGTGTTAAAGGTTCAACCAATCAGCGATTTAGGCACTCCGTTAGAGATAATTAGTATTTTCGGTGGTAAGCAAGCTTATTTACAAGCTTTGTCTGTTCTCAAAGAAGAATTATATCGAGTATCTTAA